A window of Gemmatimonadota bacterium contains these coding sequences:
- the ccoG gene encoding cytochrome c oxidase accessory protein CcoG — MTAPTAGRVLATLNEDGSRRWIRPRPSTGKWLVRRRAVAYALIALFLLIPHLRANGKPWMLLDLPRREFTFFGTTFLPTDTLLLMLLFVSVLIGVFLLTALFGRVWCGWGCPQTVWMEFIFRPLERLIEGGVSASRALDREGRHFAPRRLVKYGVYAILSAVLGNTFLAYFVGSDQLRQWMAGSPFDHLTGFLVMAVTTVAVFLDFTWFREQTCLVACPYGRWQSALLDQQSVIVAYDRNRGEPRGHGGGARTGLGDCVECKACTNTCPTGIDIRDGLQMECIHCTQCADACDEIMVKLNKAPGLIRYTSQASLAGNPPRILRVRTVLYPIAFTLFFGAFVFALLTRSPADVTLLGGLGSPFTIEANGDVVNQVRLKVANRTAEDRAYTITYVDEPGARLIAPENPVRVQAGHTLTTTVFVVQSPTRFERGERRVRFRLTDGDTFTREFTWRLLGPED; from the coding sequence ATGACGGCACCCACGGCGGGCCGCGTCCTCGCGACGCTCAACGAGGATGGCTCGCGCCGGTGGATCCGCCCCAGGCCCAGTACGGGCAAGTGGCTGGTCCGCCGGCGCGCGGTGGCCTACGCGCTCATCGCGCTGTTCCTGCTCATCCCGCACCTGCGGGCGAACGGGAAGCCGTGGATGCTGCTCGACCTCCCGCGCCGGGAGTTCACGTTCTTCGGCACCACGTTCCTGCCGACCGACACGCTGCTGCTCATGCTGCTGTTCGTGAGCGTGCTCATCGGTGTCTTCCTGCTCACGGCGCTCTTCGGTCGCGTCTGGTGCGGCTGGGGGTGTCCGCAGACGGTCTGGATGGAGTTCATCTTCCGTCCGCTCGAGCGACTGATCGAGGGCGGCGTGAGCGCGTCCCGCGCGCTGGACCGCGAGGGGCGGCACTTCGCGCCGCGCCGCCTCGTCAAGTACGGGGTCTATGCGATCCTCTCCGCGGTGCTGGGCAACACCTTCCTCGCCTACTTCGTGGGCTCCGACCAGCTCCGGCAGTGGATGGCCGGCTCGCCGTTCGACCACCTCACGGGATTCCTCGTGATGGCGGTGACGACGGTCGCGGTCTTCCTCGACTTCACCTGGTTCCGGGAGCAGACCTGCCTGGTGGCGTGCCCCTACGGGCGCTGGCAGTCGGCCCTGCTCGACCAGCAGTCGGTGATCGTCGCCTACGATCGGAACCGCGGCGAGCCGCGCGGGCACGGCGGTGGCGCGCGCACCGGCCTCGGCGACTGCGTGGAGTGCAAGGCGTGCACCAACACCTGCCCCACGGGGATCGACATCCGCGACGGCCTGCAGATGGAGTGCATCCACTGCACGCAGTGCGCGGACGCCTGCGACGAGATCATGGTGAAGCTCAACAAGGCGCCGGGGCTCATCCGCTACACCTCGCAGGCGTCGCTCGCGGGGAACCCGCCGCGGATCCTGCGCGTGCGCACCGTGCTGTACCCGATCGCGTTCACGCTCTTCTTCGGCGCCTTCGTCTTCGCGCTCCTCACGCGGTCGCCCGCGGACGTCACCTTGCTCGGCGGGCTCGGGTCGCCGTTCACGATCGAGGCGAACGGCGACGTGGTGAACCAGGTGCGGTTGAAGGTCGCGAACCGTACCGCCGAGGACCGCGCGTACACCATCACCTACGTCGATGAGCCCGGTGCGCGGCTCATCGCGCCGGAGAACCCGGTCCGGGTGCAGGCTGGCCACACCCTCACCACGACGGTGTTCGTCGTGCAGTCGCCGACACGGTTCGAGCGCGGCGAACGTCGGGTCCGCTTCCGTCTCACGGATGGCGACACCTTCACGCGAGAGTTCACCTGGCGGCTGCTGGGGCCGGAGGACTGA
- a CDS encoding CcoQ/FixQ family Cbb3-type cytochrome c oxidase assembly chaperone, translated as MKLVDVMSAAGLSTYAMVALLLFVLAFLAIVVRTFLPGSAPQQAADARLPFSDDDAVPAQRARE; from the coding sequence ATGAAACTCGTCGACGTGATGAGCGCTGCCGGCCTCTCGACCTATGCGATGGTCGCGCTGCTGCTCTTCGTGCTGGCATTCCTCGCGATCGTGGTGAGGACCTTCCTCCCGGGCTCGGCGCCGCAGCAGGCGGCGGACGCCCGGCTCCCCTTCTCCGACGACGACGCCGTGCCCGCGCAGCGGGCCAGGGAGTGA
- a CDS encoding FixH family protein, translated as MAAKRGWYWPLLLALGMSGIVGVNVWMLVVASGDANGAVVEPDYYRKAVAWDSTMAVRAASDLLKWRAEVSLTGATGAAAMLEIQLADSVGGGVAGAQVAATLIHNADAARHVEVALRDLGDGRYVGEPTLTHGGLWEVRISAVRGAAHFVHTRHTDLAARPGD; from the coding sequence ATGGCGGCGAAACGGGGCTGGTACTGGCCGCTGCTGCTCGCGCTCGGGATGAGCGGGATCGTCGGGGTCAACGTCTGGATGCTGGTCGTGGCGAGCGGCGATGCGAACGGCGCGGTGGTGGAGCCCGACTACTACCGCAAGGCGGTCGCGTGGGACAGCACCATGGCGGTGCGCGCGGCGAGCGACCTGCTCAAGTGGCGGGCGGAGGTCTCGCTGACCGGTGCGACCGGCGCGGCAGCGATGCTCGAGATCCAGCTCGCCGACTCCGTCGGCGGGGGCGTCGCGGGGGCGCAGGTGGCCGCGACGCTCATCCACAATGCCGACGCGGCGCGACACGTCGAGGTCGCACTGCGCGACCTCGGCGACGGGCGCTATGTCGGCGAGCCGACGCTCACCCACGGCGGCCTCTGGGAGGTGCGGATCTCCGCCGTGCGCGGCGCGGCGCACTTCGTCCACACCCGGCACACCGACCTCGCCGCCCGTCCGGGCGACTGA
- a CDS encoding c-type cytochrome, whose protein sequence is MLEHEYDGIREYDNPLPRWWLWIFYATIIFVPFYYFAPGMLGENGGNVAEYTADVAAHQAALPPPTPVISAEALVALASDPAALASGKEVFAKNCVACHGPDGGGVIGPNLTDAAWIHGGTPSAIHKVVDDGVLAKGMPNWGRLLKPDELNNVIAYVISLKGTTPANPKAPEGTVDTVTTTPAAPSGA, encoded by the coding sequence CTGCTCGAGCACGAGTACGACGGTATCCGGGAGTACGACAATCCACTGCCGCGCTGGTGGCTCTGGATCTTCTACGCCACGATCATCTTCGTGCCGTTCTACTACTTCGCGCCGGGGATGCTGGGCGAGAACGGCGGCAACGTCGCCGAGTATACGGCAGACGTGGCGGCGCATCAGGCGGCGCTCCCGCCGCCCACTCCGGTGATCTCGGCCGAGGCGCTCGTCGCCCTCGCGTCCGATCCTGCGGCGTTGGCGAGCGGGAAGGAGGTCTTCGCGAAGAACTGTGTCGCCTGCCATGGTCCGGACGGCGGCGGAGTGATCGGCCCCAACCTGACGGACGCCGCGTGGATCCATGGCGGCACGCCGTCCGCGATCCACAAGGTCGTGGACGACGGGGTCCTCGCGAAGGGCATGCCCAACTGGGGGCGCCTGCTGAAGCCCGACGAGCTGAACAACGTCATCGCGTACGTGATCTCGCTGAAGGGCACGACGCCCGCCAACCCGAAGGCGCCGGAGGGGACGGTGGACACGGTCACCACGACGCCAGCGGCGCCGTCGGGCGCCTGA
- a CDS encoding sulfite exporter TauE/SafE family protein: MTALALSVFVAALLGSVHCAGMCGSFACLASGGDASSGRSALRSTVTYNLGRLVSYAILGAVAGAAGAGLDQLGAVAGITRPAAIVAGVLLIMWGLATLLGTFGVRLPAVAVPPALASRIARGVRAVQQRPPAVRGLAIGMLTAALPCGWLYAFVATSAAAGSALGGAVVMAAFWIGTVPMMTAVGLGAQRLLGPARKHLPALTAAMLVVLGGLTVAGRFAPAAHAAGAAADARGLHDHR, from the coding sequence GTGACCGCGCTCGCGCTCTCCGTCTTCGTCGCGGCGCTGCTCGGCAGCGTCCACTGTGCGGGGATGTGCGGCAGCTTCGCCTGCCTCGCCTCGGGCGGCGACGCGTCCTCGGGGCGCTCGGCCCTGCGAAGCACGGTCACGTACAACCTCGGTCGCCTCGTCTCGTATGCGATCCTGGGTGCGGTCGCCGGGGCCGCCGGCGCCGGACTCGATCAGCTCGGTGCCGTGGCCGGGATCACGCGCCCCGCGGCGATCGTCGCGGGGGTGCTGCTCATCATGTGGGGGCTCGCCACGCTGCTGGGCACGTTCGGTGTGCGCCTGCCCGCGGTCGCGGTGCCGCCAGCGCTCGCCTCGCGGATCGCGCGCGGCGTCCGCGCCGTCCAGCAACGCCCGCCTGCCGTGCGCGGACTCGCCATCGGGATGCTGACCGCGGCGCTTCCCTGCGGCTGGCTCTACGCCTTCGTGGCGACCTCCGCGGCCGCGGGGAGTGCGCTCGGTGGCGCCGTCGTCATGGCCGCCTTCTGGATCGGCACCGTGCCGATGATGACGGCGGTCGGACTGGGGGCGCAGCGGCTCCTCGGCCCGGCGCGGAAGCACCTGCCGGCCCTGACGGCCGCCATGCTCGTGGTGCTCGGAGGTCTCACCGTGGCCGGGCGATTCGCCCCCGCGGCCCATGCCGCGGGTGCCGCGGCCGACGCGCGTGGCCTCCACGACCACCGCTGA